One part of the Humulus lupulus chromosome 9, drHumLupu1.1, whole genome shotgun sequence genome encodes these proteins:
- the LOC133800909 gene encoding protein trichome birefringence-like 34, whose amino-acid sequence MATKKNQSQTVLSPPLPLPLPLPLPLPTLGIRNSFHSLLAILITVLVISVVYLTQNGDQVLEDCAKSNKSKLIKPLLSIGVQPESDSNMGCNLFSGKWVMDNESYPLYNEKQCTFMSDQLACEKFGRQDLSFRNWRWQPHHCDLPRFNATVLLERLRNKRLVFVGDSLNRGMWVSMVCLLDSAILPSFKTMHANGSLNIFKATEYNATVEFYWAPLLVESNSDDPVSHRVADRIVRVQAIEEHAKFWTNADILVFNSYLWWRRPKMKVLWGSFERSSDGVYKEVKMLRVYEMALKTWSDWLEVHVNPNNTQMFFVSMSPIHERAEEWGGDKGKNCYGETEQIFEEGYRGSGTDPKMMRVVENTLDNLKTRGLNVQMLNITQLSDYRKEAHPSIYRKQWEPLTEKLKANPSSYADCDHWCLPGVPDVWNELLYAYIFRQ is encoded by the exons ATGGCAACTAAGAAAAACCAAAGCCAAACAGTActctctcctcctcttcctcttcctcttcctcttcctcttcctcttccaacATTGGGAATCAGAAACAGCTTTCATTCCCTCCTTGCTATTCTGATCACAGTCTTAGTCATCTCTGTTGTTTACCTCACCCAAAATGGTGACCAAGTCTTGGAAGATTGTGCCAAAAGCAACAAGTCCAAACTTATTAAACCTTTATTATCCATTGGTGTTCAACCCGAATCCGATTCGAATATGGGTTGTAATCTGTTCTCGGGTAAGTGGGTTATGGACAATGAATCTTACCCTCTGTACAACGAAAAACAATGCACTTTCATGTCTGATCAGCTGGCCTGTGAGAAGTTTGGTAGACAAGACTTGAGCTTTCGGAATTGGAGGTGGCAGCCTCACCATTGCGACCTTCCCAG GTTCAATGCCACAGTACTACTTGAGAGATTAAGGAACAAGAGGCTTGTGTTTGTTGGGGACTCATTGAATAGAGGCATGTGGGTTTCGATGGTTTGCCTACTCGACTCAGCTATTCTTCCATCTTTCAAAACCATGCACGCAAATGGCTCCTTGAACATCTTTAAGGCCACT GAATACAACGCCACAGTAGAGTTTTACTGGGCACCATTGTTGGTGGAATCGAACTCGGATGACCCAGTGAGTCACCGCGTGGCAGATAGAATAGTTAGAGTCCAAGCCATAGAAGAGCATGCTAAATTTTGGACCAATGCAGACATTCTTGTTTTTAATTCATATCTTTGGTGGAGAAGACCCAAAATGAAAGTTTT GTGGGGATCTTTTGAGAGATCATCAGATGGTGTTTATAAAGAGGTTAAGATGTTAAGAGTGTATGAGATGGCTTTGAAGACATGGTCTGATTGGTTGGAAGTTCATGTTAATCCAAACAACACCCAAATGTTTTTTGTTAGCATGTCACCAATCCATGAAAG GGCTGAAGAATGGGGTGGAGATAAAGGTAAAAATTGCTATGGAGAAACAGAGCAAATTTTTGAAGAGGGATATAGGGGAAGTGGGACAGATCCCAAAATGATGAGAGTGGTAGAGAACACACTAGATAACTTAAAAACAAGAGGCTTAAATGTTCAAATGCTTAACATTACTCAACTCTCAGACTATAGAAAAGAAGCTCATCCCTCTATTTATAGAAAACAATGGGAGCCTTTAACTGAGAAGCTCAAAGCCAACCCTAGCAGCTATGCTGATTGTGATCATTGGTGCCTTCCTGGTGTTCCTGATGTTTGGAATGAGCTTCTCTATGCTTATATTTTTCGCCAATGA
- the LOC133800907 gene encoding protein BREAST CANCER SUSCEPTIBILITY 2 homolog B — protein sequence MSTWKIFAGAGNNFRWEITGRYIEPRPVGSDGVRGIDAPSSVERHNPSSRLPSMTDLLFQECSKLLEDNVEGFDRGSMFKTGSGRSVPVKQASIAKALAVLGQVDSNDTDQLQARDKKCDFSNSLFQTGSGKVVNISPEGLARAKTLLGLVEDNDPGNFQGFQETRKLSNTNSTFGCQSVSQLVIREGVNNHGSTDDNTVPRSSLFCKIDTGQDKLSEAKPYLTPSRMYSSATKTPPVKFQTAGGKSISVSSDALQRARSLLGDPELGNFLDTRDADETEISFPKNKKLVDFGLSRENDPPTNVTHQGMGKRNFVPKSFVSPLRSSSKQMQSSVNSESINSGTNLIRQFDSVSHDTVCKLNGNLTCQQEPSSSGLCSLNTVADKSSESTIGLRKNEVVRSTGRHLVDISNTVGTVSANDRQAINEKRKILRISKSSFKRPRSSKFSTPMKSNASFASNGLSTFYSEHSCSKGRVSSRYPFQKSRIYVSKYFGGPPSEHMLTSVPDQFRKIRSYNAENFTFPDASGVNCVGAEAFFHMLIQSGASEQYLSKEWVKNHYKWIIWKLGCYERCYPTKCSGKILTVGNVIEELKYRYEREVNHGHRSAIKRILEGDASPTSMMVLCVSAINSNFDPNIEVNSSGQGDAENHTAAAKVELTDGWYSMDALLDVMLLKQLASGKLFIGQKIRIWGAGICGWVGPVSPLEVPRAANLVLHINGTYRAQWADKLGFCKGVGLPLAFKCIKSNGGPVPLTLFGITRTYPVLYKERLGNGSSVVRSERMENKVLQSHNQRRSAIVESIVSDFQRGIKHSHTYNDSESEEGEKILKMLETASEPEVLLAEMSPDQLSSFAKYQAKMEAIKQSDMERSIEKALENAGLGKREVIPFMRVRVVGLTSKTYQGKDILKEGLITIWNPTEKQQTELVEGKAYKVAGLQPTNADANILYLQTRGSTSWQPLSLHAVEHFKPFFTPRKSVSLSNMGEVPLSSEFDIAAFVVFVGEVYKGGQQMKQWVFVTDSSISELQSEEYSDCLLAICFCSPNIDDDSSVPFNRNLVGSTVGFCNLVKRAKDQVNHLWVAEASENSTYFLSFDSPHYSHLKDAAISAERWGRTSELTIGKLREKVLYAVGDRTG from the exons ATGTCGACGTGGAAGATATTCGCCGGTGCCGGAAACAATTTCCGGTGGGAGATCACCGGCCGATACATCGAACCTCGACCCGTTGGCAGTGACGGAGTGAGGGGTATTGATGCCCCATCTTCTGTGGAAAGACACAACCCAAGCTCACGTCTTCCTTCCATGACAGACCTTTTGTTTCAAG AATGTTCGAAGCTTCTGGAGGATAATGTCGAAGGTTTTGACAGAGGTTCGATGTTCAAGACTGGATCGGGGAGATCTGTTCCGGTGAAACAAGCTTCGATTGCCAAAGCACTAGCTGTTCTTGGCCAAGTTGATTCAAATGATACAG ATCAATTGCAAGCTAGAGATAAGAAATGTGATTTCTCTAATTCCCTTTTCCAGACTGGCTCTGGGAAAGTGGTTAATATATCTCCAGAAGGTCTAGCCAGAGCAAAGACATTGTTGGGATTGGTTGAAGACAATGATCCTGGCAATTTTCAAGGCTTCCAAGAGACAAGAAAGTTATCTAATACCAATTCGACTTTTGGGTGTCAAAGCGTTTCTCAATTGGTAATAAGAGAGGGTGTTAACAACCATGGAAGTACGGATGATAATACGGTTCCAAGATCTTCATTATTTTGTAAGATTGATACAGGTCAAGATAAACTCAGTGAAGCAAAGCCATACTTGACACCATCAAGGATGTATAGTTCAGCAACCAAAACACCTCCTGTAAAATTTCAAACAGCAGGTGGAAAATCTATATCTGTTTCCAGTGACGCACTGCAGCGTGCAAGGAGTCTTCTTGGTGACCCAGAGTTGGGAAATTTCTTGGACACAAGGGATGCAGATGAGACAGAAATTTCatttccaaaaaataaaaaattggttgATTTTGGATTAAGTAGGGAAAATGACCCCCCAACCAATGTAACCCATCAGGGAATGGGAAAGAGGAACTTCGTGCCCAAGAGCTTTGTATCACCATTGCGATCATCTTCCAAACAAATGCAATCGTCGGTCAACTCAGAAAGTATAAATTCAGGGACTAACTTGATCAGGCAGTTTGATTCAGTTAGCCATGATACTGTTTGCAAGTTAAACGGCAACCTTACTTGTCAACAAGAGCCCTCGAGTAGCGGATTATGTTCACTCAATACAGTGGCAGACAAGTCCTCGGAAAGTACTATCGGTTTAAGAAAGAATGAGGTTGTTAGATCAACAGGCAGGCATTTGGTTGATATATCAAATACCGTTGGTACAGTTTCTGCAAACGATAGACAGGCAATTAACGAAAAGAGGAAAATTCTAAGAATTTCTAAATCTTCATTCAAGAGGCCCCGTAGTTCCAAGTTCTCCACCCCTATGAAAAGCAATGCTTCTTTTGCTTCCAATG GTTTATCTACATTTTACTCTGAACATTCTTGTTCCAAAGGAAGGGTTTCCAGTCGATATCCTTTTCAGAAATCAAGAATATATGTCAGTAAATATTTTGGAGGGCCTCCATCTGAACACATG TTGACATCAGTGCCGGACCAATTCAGAAAGATTAGATCATATAATGCAGAAAATTTCACATTCCCCGATGCCTCTGGTGTAAATTGCGTCGGAGCAGAAGCTTTCTTCCACATGTTGATCCAGTCTGGAGCTTCTGAGCAATATCTTTCGAAGGA GTGGGTAAAAAATCACTACAAGTGGATCATCTGGAAGCTGGGATGCTATGAAAGATGCTATCCAACTAAATGTTCTGGGAAAATTCTCACAGTCGGCAATGTAATTGAGGAATTGAAGTATAG GTATGAAAGAGAAGTGAACCATGGCCACCGCTCTGCGATTAAAAGAATTCTTGAAGGGGATGCTTCGCCTACTTCAATGATGGTTCTCTGTGTTTCGgcaattaattcaaattttgacCCAAATATTGAGGTTAACTCTTCGGGACAAGGTGATGCTGAAAATCATACTGCTGCTGCAAAAGTGGAACTAACTGATGGTTG GTATTCAATGGATGCTCTGTTGGATGTAATGCTGTTAAAGCAGCTTGCTTCAGGAAAGTTGTTCATTGGCCAGAAAATTCGG ATATGGGGAGCAGGAATATGCGGCTGGGTTGGGCCTGTTTCACCCCTTGag GTGCCAAGAGCAGCTAATCTAGTGTTGCACATAAATGGCACATATAGAGCTCAGTGGGCTGATAAACTTGGATTCT GTAAGGGTGTTGGTCTACCTTTAGCATTTAAATGCATAAAAAGTAATGGGGGTCCCGTCCCACTGACTTTGTTTGGAATCACACGAACATACCCTGTGCTCTACAAGGAAAG GTTGGGCAATGGAAGTTCAGTTGTGAGATCAGAGAGGATGGAGAATAAAGTTTTGCAATCACACAACCAGAG ACGCTCTGCTATTGTCGAGAGCATTGTTTCTGATTTTCAGAGGGGCATAAAACATTCACATACCTATAATGATAGTGAAAGTGAAGAGGGGGAAAAAATCTTGAAGATGCTAGAGACAGCTTCAGAACCTGAAGTTCTATTGGCAGAGATGAGTCCAGACCAACTAAGTTCCTTTGCAAAATATCAAGCAAAAATGGAG GCAATCAAGCAGTCAGACATGGAGAGGTCAATTGAAAAAGCTTTGGAAAATGCCGGCTTAGGTAAGAGAGAAGTCATCCCATTTATGAGGGTGAGGGTGGTTGGTCTAACAAGTAAAACGTATCAAGGGAAGGACATTCTCAAAGAAGGTTTGATCACTATCTGGAATCCAACAGAAAAGCAG CAAACTGAGCTGGTTGAGGGGAAGGCATATAAAGTTGCAGGGCTTCAACCAACAAACGCTGATGCTAATATTCTTTATTTGCAAACAAGAGGATCTACTTCCTGGCAGCCTTTATCACTGCATGCAGTGGAACATTTCAA ACCATTCTTCACACCTCGCAAATCAGTATCACTGTCAAATATGGGAGAAGTTCCTCTTTCCAG TGAATTTGATATTGCTGCGTTTGTCGTCTTTGTCGGGGAGGTTTACAAAGGTGGGCAGCAGATGAAACAATGGGTGTTTGTGACAGATAGTTCCATCTCTGAGTTACAGTCGGAAGAATATTCTGATTGTTTGCTTGCCATCTGTTTCTGCTCACCAAACATTGATGATGATTCTTCTGTACCTTTCAACCGTAACCTTGTAGGATCAACG GTTGGCTTCTGTAATCTCGTCAAGAGAGCAAAGGACCAAGTGAATCATCTCTGGGTAGCTGAAGCTTCAGAAAATTCGACCTATTTCTTGAGTTTTGACTCTCCACATTATTCTCACCTAAAAGATGCGGCTATCTCTGCTGAAAGATGGGGAAGAACCTCTGAGCTG ACCATTGGTAAGCTTAGAGAGAAGGTTTTATATGCTGTTGGTGATCGTACAGGCTAG
- the LOC133800908 gene encoding protein trichome birefringence-like 35 — MMHKWTKKKTQFPLLALLFIAFIVLSILHYERSILQIQEDQDHIHHDRHHHQSPFTFVKPNLARLQSRTPEVLDRFSKCNSTREYSRRKIEWAGATKTSRRRKTTESCDVFSGKWVYDNASYPLYQESECPYMSDQLACHKHGRNDLDYQYWRWQPHGCNLKRLNATEIWEKLRGKRLMFVGDSLNRGQWISMVCLLQSVIPVDKKSMSPNAPLTIFRAENYNATIEFLWAPLLAESNSDDPVNHRLDERIIRPDTVLKHSSQWEHADILIFNTYLWWRQGPVKLLWSAEESGICEELDGVGAMELAMEAWADWVATKVDPRKKRLFFVTMSPTHLWNREWSLEGEGNCYNEKTPIDLEGYWGSGSDLPTMRMVDRILDKLSSKVSVLNITQLSEYRKDGHPSIFRKFWEPLKPEQLANPASYSDCIHWCLPGVPDVWNELLFHSL; from the exons atgatGCATAAGTGGACCAAGAAGAAGACCCAATTCCCTTTACTGGCATTGCTCTTCATTGCCTTCATCGTTTTGTCGATTCTTCACTACGAACGCAGCATTCTGCAAATTCAAGAAGACCAAGATCATATTCACCATGATCGTCATCATCATCAATCTCCTTTCACCTTCGTGAAACCCAATCTCGCCAGACTTCAGAGTCGAACTCCAG AGGTTCTTGATCGATTCAGTAAATGTAACTCTACCCGTGAGTACAGTCGCCGGAAAATTGAGTGGGCGGGTGCGACGAAGACCAGTCGCCGGAGAAAGACTACGGAGAGCTGTGACGTGTTTTCGGGTAAATGGGTATACGACAACGCTTCGTATCCGCTGTATCAGGAGTCGGAATGTCCATACATGTCTGACCAGTTGGCTTGTCACAAGCATGGGAGGAATGATTTGGACTATCAGTACTGGAGATGGCAACCACATGGATGCAATTTGAAGAG GTTAAATGCAACTGAAATTTGGGAGAAGTTAAGGGGGAAAAGGCTTATGTTTGTAGGGGACTCATTAAACAGAGGACAGTGGATATCAATGGTGTGTTTGTTACAGTCAGTAATACCTGTAGATAAAAAATCCATGTCACCAAATGCCCCTCTTACCATTTTCAGAGCAGAG AATTATAATGCAACTATTGAATTTCTCTGGGCTCCGCTGCTTGCGGAATCAAATTCTGACGACCCAGTGAATCACAGACTTGATGAAAGGATAATTCGTCCAGATACAGTTCTCAAGCATTCATCACAGTGGGAGCATGctgatatattaatttttaacacATACCTGTGGTGGAGACAAGGTCCAGTTAAGCTGTT ATGGAGTGCTGAAGAAAGTGGAATTTGTGAAGAGTTAGATGGCGTCGGTGCCATGGAGTTGGCTATGGAAGCTTGGGCAGATTGGGTAGCCACTAAAGTGGATCCTCGCAAGAAGCGGCTTTTTTTTGTTACAATGTCTCCTACACATCTTTG GAATAGAGAATGGAGTTTAGAGGGTGAAGGTAACTGCTACAACGAAAAAACTCCTATCGATTTGGAGGGCTACTGGGGAAGTGGTTCTGACCTGCCTACCATGCGCATGGTGGACAGGATCCTTGACAAGCTAAGCTCAAAGGTATCAGTTCTCAACATAACTCAACTCTCGGAGTATCGAAAAGATGGTCACCCCTCGATCTTCCGGAAGTTCTGGGAGCCTTTGAAACCTGAGCAATTGGCAAACCCTGCTAGTTACTCTGATTGTATACACTGGTGCTTGCCTGGTGTACCTGATGTGTGGAATGAGTTGCTCTTCCAttctttgtaa